The following are encoded in a window of Streptomyces sp. 11x1 genomic DNA:
- the def gene encoding peptide deformylase, translating into MRSGSIPGARGRVLPMTLLGDPVLQAPCEEVTEFGTELVRLVEDMFATMYDARGVGLAANQVGRGLRVFVYDCPDDEDVRHLGHVVNPRLVSTGGIVLRGPEGCLSLPGLEAGVERYDEAVVEGFTVDGDRVRVSGSGFFARCLQHECDHLEGRVYVDRLSGWRRSRVLRKAARAPWGR; encoded by the coding sequence ATGCGAAGCGGCTCGATTCCCGGCGCCCGAGGGCGCGTTCTCCCCATGACACTGCTCGGGGACCCCGTATTGCAGGCGCCTTGTGAAGAGGTGACGGAGTTCGGGACCGAACTGGTGCGGCTTGTGGAGGACATGTTCGCGACCATGTACGACGCGCGAGGGGTGGGGCTCGCCGCGAACCAGGTGGGCCGGGGGCTGCGCGTCTTCGTGTACGACTGCCCGGACGACGAGGACGTGCGTCATCTCGGCCATGTGGTGAACCCCCGGCTCGTCTCGACCGGGGGGATCGTACTGCGGGGACCCGAGGGTTGTCTGTCGCTGCCCGGGCTGGAGGCGGGGGTGGAGCGGTACGACGAGGCCGTGGTCGAGGGGTTCACGGTGGACGGGGACCGGGTGCGGGTGTCGGGGAGCGGGTTCTTCGCGCGGTGTCTGCAGCACGAGTGCGATCACCTCGAGGGCCGGGTGTATGTGGACCGGCTGTCGGGGTGGCGGCGTTCTCGGGTGTTGCGGAAGGCCGCCCGGGCGCCGTGGGGGCGGTGA
- a CDS encoding TetR family transcriptional regulator, which yields MDTTQRTDQERSADRRRRELLEAADRVVLRDGPGASMNAIAAEAGITKPILYRHFGDKGGLYAALAQRHTDALLDSLRAALDAPAERRERVEATLDTYLAAIEARPQVYRFLMHPAEGGQPGDQGFDVGKHSAPLLRRMGEELGTVIDDRLDLGPDSRQLARVWGHGIVGMMHAAGDWWLGERPLTRAELVRSLADLLWGRLAAAGDKVGGPGF from the coding sequence ATGGACACCACGCAGCGGACCGACCAGGAGCGGTCCGCCGACCGCCGTCGTCGCGAGCTGCTGGAGGCCGCGGACCGAGTCGTGCTCCGCGACGGCCCCGGAGCGTCGATGAACGCCATCGCCGCCGAAGCCGGCATCACCAAGCCGATTCTGTACCGCCACTTCGGCGACAAGGGCGGACTCTACGCCGCCCTCGCCCAGCGGCACACCGATGCGCTCCTCGATTCCCTGCGGGCCGCGCTGGACGCCCCCGCGGAGCGCCGTGAACGCGTCGAGGCGACCCTCGACACCTATCTGGCGGCCATCGAGGCCCGCCCCCAGGTGTACCGCTTCCTCATGCACCCCGCCGAGGGCGGCCAGCCCGGCGACCAGGGCTTCGACGTCGGCAAGCACTCGGCCCCCCTCCTGCGGCGCATGGGCGAGGAACTCGGCACGGTCATCGACGACCGCCTCGACCTCGGCCCCGACAGCCGTCAACTGGCACGTGTATGGGGCCACGGCATCGTAGGCATGATGCACGCCGCGGGCGACTGGTGGCTCGGCGAACGCCCCCTCACCAGGGCGGAGTTGGTCCGCAGCCTCGCGGACCTCCTCTGGGGCCGCCTGGCGGCCGCGGGCGACAAGGTCGGCGGCCCGGGTTTCTGA
- a CDS encoding acyl-CoA dehydrogenase family protein codes for MAEFTMELNEEQREVRDWLHGFAADVIRPAAAEWDEREETPWPVIQEAAKVGIYSLDFYAQQYFDPTGLGIPMAMEELFWGDAGIALSIVGTGLAAVGVLANGTEEQVGTWIPQMYGDANDVKVAAFCSSEPDAGSDVASMRTRAVYDEAKDEWVLNGTKTWATNGGIANVHVVVAVVDPELGSKGHASFIVPPNTPGLSQGQKFKKHGIRASHTAEVVLEDVRVPGSCLLGGKEKLDERLARARERAKAGGERVKNAAMATFEASRPAVGAMAVGTARAAYEVALDYAKTREQFGRPIIDNQGVAFQLADMRTSVDAARLLVWRASWMAINGKQFTAAEGSQSKLFASETAKKVTAQAIQILGGNGYTREYPVERMHRDAAIYTIFEGTSEVQRLVIARTLSGMPIR; via the coding sequence ATGGCCGAGTTCACCATGGAACTCAACGAGGAACAGCGAGAGGTCCGCGACTGGCTCCACGGATTCGCCGCCGACGTGATCCGCCCCGCGGCCGCCGAGTGGGACGAGCGCGAGGAGACCCCCTGGCCGGTGATCCAGGAGGCCGCCAAGGTCGGCATCTACTCCCTCGACTTCTACGCCCAGCAGTACTTCGATCCGACCGGCCTCGGCATCCCCATGGCCATGGAGGAGCTGTTCTGGGGCGACGCGGGCATCGCCCTGTCCATCGTCGGCACCGGCCTCGCCGCCGTCGGCGTCCTCGCCAACGGCACCGAGGAGCAGGTCGGCACCTGGATCCCCCAGATGTACGGTGACGCGAACGATGTCAAGGTCGCCGCGTTCTGCTCCTCCGAGCCGGACGCCGGTTCCGACGTCGCCTCCATGCGCACCCGCGCGGTCTACGACGAGGCCAAGGACGAGTGGGTCCTCAACGGCACCAAGACCTGGGCGACCAACGGCGGTATCGCCAACGTCCACGTCGTGGTCGCCGTGGTCGACCCCGAGCTCGGCTCCAAGGGCCACGCGTCCTTCATCGTCCCGCCGAACACGCCCGGACTGTCCCAGGGCCAGAAGTTCAAGAAGCACGGCATCCGGGCCTCCCACACCGCCGAGGTCGTCCTGGAGGACGTCCGCGTCCCCGGCTCCTGCCTCCTCGGCGGCAAGGAGAAGCTCGACGAGCGGCTGGCGCGGGCCCGTGAGCGGGCCAAGGCCGGGGGCGAGCGGGTGAAGAACGCGGCGATGGCCACGTTCGAGGCCTCCCGCCCGGCCGTGGGCGCCATGGCGGTGGGCACCGCCCGTGCCGCGTACGAGGTCGCCCTCGACTACGCCAAGACCCGTGAGCAGTTCGGCCGGCCCATCATCGACAACCAGGGCGTCGCCTTCCAGCTCGCGGACATGCGGACCTCCGTCGACGCGGCGCGGCTGCTGGTGTGGCGGGCGTCCTGGATGGCGATCAACGGCAAGCAGTTCACGGCGGCCGAGGGGTCCCAGTCGAAGCTGTTCGCGAGCGAGACGGCGAAGAAGGTGACCGCGCAGGCGATCCAGATCCTCGGCGGCAACGGGTACACGCGGGAGTACCCGGTCGAGCGGATGCACCGGGACGCGGCTATCTACACCATCTTCGAGGGTACGAGTGAGGTGCAGCGGCTGGTGATCGCCCGGACCCTGTCGGGAATGCCGATCCGGTAG
- a CDS encoding transcriptional regulator, giving the protein MTRTAGEVLEEMTARLAPGPDANPLLPLIASGAADLDTLAVLAMEQRLVIAADLLSFRHLAERSAVEDPACAPFFEMLAEGEEVAAGRLGALAQACGVDEERAAAYEPLPGCQAYPSYVARLALGAAPADVVLALSANFASWGGYCATIAKSLRDRCAFTDEACGFFDFFAEPSPELEERARAAVRTGTGTGRIDEEAAYRYGRLLQSYESMFWHTLAPRQGRGELREQPRTTCSRPTTETRP; this is encoded by the coding sequence ATGACGCGTACGGCCGGTGAAGTGCTGGAAGAAATGACCGCGCGGCTCGCCCCAGGACCCGATGCCAATCCGCTGCTGCCCCTGATCGCCTCCGGTGCGGCCGATCTCGACACCCTCGCCGTGCTCGCCATGGAGCAGAGGCTGGTGATCGCCGCGGATCTGCTCTCCTTCCGTCATCTGGCCGAGCGGTCGGCCGTCGAGGATCCGGCCTGCGCCCCCTTCTTCGAGATGCTCGCGGAGGGGGAGGAGGTGGCGGCCGGGCGGCTCGGGGCGCTCGCGCAGGCGTGCGGGGTGGACGAGGAGAGGGCGGCGGCGTACGAGCCGCTGCCGGGCTGTCAGGCCTACCCGTCGTACGTCGCCCGGCTCGCACTCGGTGCCGCCCCGGCCGACGTCGTGCTAGCGCTCAGCGCCAACTTCGCCTCCTGGGGAGGCTATTGCGCGACGATCGCCAAGTCCCTCCGCGACCGCTGCGCCTTCACCGACGAGGCCTGCGGCTTCTTCGACTTCTTCGCCGAGCCATCCCCGGAACTGGAGGAGCGGGCGAGGGCGGCAGTCCGGACGGGGACCGGCACGGGGCGGATCGACGAAGAGGCGGCCTACCGATACGGCCGCCTGCTGCAAAGCTACGAATCGATGTTCTGGCACACACTCGCGCCCCGTCAGGGGCGCGGGGAACTGCGCGAGCAACCACGAACCACCTGCAGCCGACCTACGACCGAGACGCGGCCCTAG
- a CDS encoding DUF6213 family protein yields the protein MNREVTLPLIVDDRGTLQVSAADVSKLLRTVGGRWLHLVEAGEELDEDTVAALTIELAKLADRIDVACIAHSSGAASG from the coding sequence GTGAACCGCGAAGTGACTCTGCCTCTGATCGTCGACGACCGCGGGACCCTGCAGGTGTCTGCGGCCGATGTGAGCAAACTGCTGCGGACGGTGGGCGGGCGCTGGCTGCACCTGGTGGAGGCGGGTGAGGAGCTCGACGAGGACACGGTGGCGGCTCTGACGATCGAGCTGGCGAAGCTCGCGGACCGGATCGACGTGGCGTGCATCGCGCACAGCAGCGGGGCCGCCTCCGGCTAG
- a CDS encoding NADP-dependent succinic semialdehyde dehydrogenase yields MPIATVNPANGETLKTYDALGEEEIEHRLATADATFRTYRTTSFAERARLLRRAADLLDEDAEDVARTMTTEMGKPVKQARAEAAKCAKAMRWYADHAEVLLTDVEPSDADVKDSGASRVLVRYRPLGPVLAVMPWNFPLWQVIRFAAPALMAGNVGLLKHASNVPQTALYLEDLFRRAGFPEGCFQTLLVGSRAVEDILRDPRVKAATLTGSEPAGRAVASVAGDEVKKTVLELGGSDPYVVMPSADVEEAARIAVTARVQNTGQSCIAAKRFIVHDDVYDAFAERFVEAMKALKVGDPLDEDTDVGPLSSERGRKDLEELVDEAVESGATVLCGAERPDGPGWFYPPTVLADITPEMRVHQEETFGPVATLYRVADLDEAIAIANDTPFGLSSNVWTRDSAEVDRFVRDLDAGAVYVNGMTASHPAFPFGGVKRSGYGRELSGHGIREFCNITTVWHGA; encoded by the coding sequence ATGCCCATCGCCACGGTCAACCCGGCGAACGGCGAGACCCTCAAGACGTACGACGCCCTGGGCGAGGAGGAGATCGAGCACCGCCTCGCCACCGCCGACGCCACCTTCCGCACCTACCGGACCACCTCCTTCGCGGAGCGCGCCCGGCTGCTGCGCCGGGCCGCCGACCTCCTCGACGAGGACGCCGAGGACGTCGCGCGGACGATGACCACGGAGATGGGCAAGCCCGTCAAGCAGGCCCGCGCCGAGGCCGCCAAATGCGCGAAGGCGATGCGCTGGTACGCCGACCACGCCGAGGTGCTGCTCACCGACGTGGAGCCGTCCGACGCGGACGTGAAGGACTCGGGCGCCTCCCGGGTCCTGGTCCGCTACCGCCCGCTCGGCCCGGTGCTCGCCGTGATGCCGTGGAACTTCCCGCTCTGGCAGGTGATCCGGTTCGCCGCGCCCGCCCTGATGGCCGGCAACGTGGGCCTGCTGAAGCACGCCTCCAACGTCCCGCAGACCGCGCTCTACCTGGAGGACCTCTTCCGCCGGGCGGGCTTCCCCGAGGGCTGCTTCCAGACCCTGCTCGTCGGCTCGCGCGCCGTCGAGGACATCCTGCGCGACCCCCGTGTGAAGGCCGCCACCCTCACCGGCAGCGAGCCGGCCGGCCGGGCGGTCGCCTCGGTCGCCGGGGACGAGGTCAAGAAGACCGTCCTGGAACTGGGCGGCAGTGACCCGTACGTGGTGATGCCGTCCGCCGACGTCGAGGAGGCGGCCCGGATCGCGGTGACGGCCCGGGTGCAGAACACCGGTCAGTCGTGCATCGCCGCCAAGCGGTTCATCGTGCACGACGACGTCTACGACGCCTTCGCCGAGCGGTTCGTCGAGGCCATGAAGGCGTTGAAGGTCGGCGACCCGCTGGACGAGGACACCGATGTCGGCCCGCTCTCCAGCGAGCGGGGCCGCAAGGACCTGGAGGAACTGGTCGACGAGGCCGTGGAGAGCGGGGCCACCGTGCTGTGCGGTGCCGAACGCCCCGACGGGCCGGGCTGGTTCTACCCGCCGACCGTCCTCGCCGACATCACCCCCGAGATGCGCGTCCACCAGGAGGAGACCTTCGGTCCCGTCGCCACGCTGTACCGGGTGGCCGACCTCGACGAAGCGATCGCGATCGCCAACGACACGCCCTTCGGGCTGAGCTCCAACGTGTGGACCCGGGACAGCGCCGAGGTCGACCGCTTCGTCCGGGACCTGGACGCCGGCGCGGTCTACGTCAACGGGATGACCGCCTCCCACCCGGCGTTCCCGTTCGGCGGGGTCAAGCGGTCGGGATACGGGCGCGAGCTGTCCGGACACGGAATCCGGGAGTTCTGCAACATCACCACCGTATGGCACGGGGCGTGA
- a CDS encoding NUDIX domain-containing protein: MTTPKRSAGLLLHRRTEHGVEVLLGHMGGPYFAQKDAGAWSVPKGEYEPDEPAWDAARREFQEELGLAPPDGEAVPLGEVRQKNGKIVTAWAIEADLDPATVVPGTFRMEWPPRSGRLQEFPELDRVEWLSVERARAVIVPAQAEFLDRLLEHSD; encoded by the coding sequence TTGACCACCCCCAAGCGCAGTGCCGGCCTGCTGCTGCACCGCCGCACCGAGCACGGCGTCGAGGTGCTGCTCGGCCATATGGGCGGCCCGTATTTCGCGCAGAAGGACGCGGGGGCGTGGAGCGTGCCCAAGGGCGAGTACGAACCGGACGAGCCCGCCTGGGACGCGGCCCGCCGGGAGTTCCAGGAGGAGCTGGGGCTGGCCCCGCCCGACGGGGAGGCCGTACCGCTGGGCGAGGTGCGGCAGAAGAACGGCAAGATCGTGACGGCCTGGGCGATCGAGGCGGACCTCGACCCGGCCACCGTCGTGCCGGGCACCTTCCGCATGGAGTGGCCGCCGAGGTCCGGCCGACTCCAGGAGTTCCCGGAGCTGGACCGCGTGGAGTGGCTCAGCGTCGAACGGGCCCGGGCCGTGATCGTCCCGGCGCAGGCGGAGTTTCTCGACCGTCTTCTGGAGCACTCGGACTGA
- a CDS encoding ATP-dependent DNA ligase, whose protein sequence is MLFARLARVSQEIAAASARSRKAALLAELFRDADAADVPIVIPYLAGRLPQGRLGIGWKVLDQQILPATTPTLTVREVDARLTVIGAVAGTGAQAERRRLVGELLAAAMEEEQRYLFGLLTGEVRQGALDALAVEGLAGATGAPAADVRRAVMLAGSLQTVAQALLAEGASALDGFRLTVGRPVQPMLAHSASSVAEAVAKLGECAVEEKLDGIRVQVHRDGDRVRLYTRTLDDITDRLPELTAAALELRGERFILDGEVIAFDENGRPRSFQETAARVGSRLDVATVAEQVPVSPVFFDALSVDGQDLLDLPFTDRHTELARFVPAPMRVRRTLVHGPGDLTEAEGFLAATLERGHEGVVLKALDAPYSAGRRGASWLKVKPVHTLDLVVLAAEWGHGRRTGRLSNLHLGARTADGSFAMLGKTFKGMTDALLAWQTERLTELAVERHGWGVTVRPELVVEIAYDGLQRSTRYPAGVTLRFARVIRYREDKTPAEADTVETLIAAHPEVTR, encoded by the coding sequence ATGCTCTTCGCCCGGCTCGCCCGCGTGTCGCAAGAGATCGCCGCCGCCTCGGCCCGGTCCCGCAAGGCCGCCCTGCTCGCCGAACTCTTCCGGGACGCGGACGCCGCGGACGTCCCGATCGTCATCCCGTACCTCGCGGGCCGGCTGCCCCAGGGCAGACTCGGTATCGGCTGGAAGGTCCTGGACCAGCAGATCCTGCCGGCCACCACCCCCACCCTCACGGTCCGCGAGGTGGACGCCCGGCTGACGGTGATCGGCGCGGTCGCCGGCACCGGTGCGCAGGCCGAACGAAGGCGCCTGGTCGGCGAGTTGCTGGCGGCGGCCATGGAGGAGGAGCAGCGCTACCTGTTCGGCCTGCTCACCGGTGAGGTCCGCCAGGGCGCCCTGGACGCCCTCGCCGTGGAGGGGCTGGCCGGCGCCACCGGGGCGCCCGCCGCCGACGTACGCCGGGCGGTGATGCTGGCCGGCTCGCTCCAGACCGTGGCCCAGGCACTGCTGGCGGAGGGCGCGTCGGCCCTGGACGGGTTCCGGCTCACCGTGGGGCGGCCCGTCCAGCCGATGCTGGCGCACAGCGCCTCCTCCGTCGCGGAGGCCGTGGCCAAGCTGGGCGAGTGCGCGGTCGAGGAGAAGCTCGACGGCATCCGCGTCCAGGTCCACCGCGACGGCGACCGCGTACGCCTCTACACCCGCACCCTGGACGACATCACCGACCGGCTGCCCGAACTAACCGCCGCCGCACTGGAGTTGCGGGGTGAGCGGTTCATCCTGGACGGAGAGGTGATCGCGTTCGACGAGAACGGCCGGCCGCGTTCCTTCCAGGAGACCGCCGCACGGGTCGGCTCCCGGCTGGACGTGGCGACGGTGGCCGAGCAGGTACCCGTATCACCGGTCTTCTTCGACGCGCTCTCCGTCGACGGCCAAGACCTGCTGGACCTGCCCTTCACCGACCGCCACACCGAGCTGGCCCGCTTCGTCCCCGCGCCGATGCGCGTCCGACGCACCCTGGTGCACGGCCCCGGCGACCTCACCGAGGCGGAGGGCTTCCTCGCCGCCACGCTGGAACGCGGTCACGAGGGCGTCGTGCTGAAGGCGCTCGACGCCCCCTACAGCGCGGGCCGGCGCGGTGCCTCGTGGTTGAAGGTCAAGCCCGTGCACACCCTGGACCTGGTGGTCCTGGCCGCAGAGTGGGGGCACGGCCGCCGCACGGGCAGGCTCTCCAACCTGCATCTCGGCGCCCGCACCGCCGACGGCTCCTTCGCCATGCTCGGCAAGACCTTCAAGGGCATGACCGACGCGTTGCTGGCCTGGCAGACCGAGCGGCTGACGGAGCTGGCCGTGGAGCGGCACGGCTGGGGCGTGACCGTACGCCCCGAACTCGTCGTCGAGATCGCCTACGACGGCCTGCAGCGCTCCACCCGCTACCCGGCCGGTGTCACCCTGCGTTTCGCCCGCGTGATCCGCTATCGCGAGGACAAGACCCCCGCCGAAGCCGATACGGTCGAGACCCTGATCGCCGCACACCCCGAGGTGACGCGTTGA
- a CDS encoding NAD(P)/FAD-dependent oxidoreductase, whose amino-acid sequence MTEQYDMAEQYEVIVIGGGAAGLSAALVLGRARRRTLVVDAGEPRNAPAAHMQGFLSRDGMSPAEFLAVGREEIARYGVALVRGRAADVTRDDDGRTFTVALADGRTVRARRLVFATGLKDELPAVPGVAERFGRDVLHCPYCHGWEVRDQPFGVLATTPLSVHQALMVSQWSKDVTLFLHTVAESDLSDDDLRRLAAAGVRVVPGEVAGLVVADDRLTGVRLADGTTHARSVLFAAPRPVPQTTLLEKLGAELTETPFGAYPVVDPTGRTTIPEVWAAGNAMGFSEQVINAASSGYRAGATINGDLLTADLDAG is encoded by the coding sequence ATGACCGAGCAGTACGACATGGCCGAGCAGTACGAAGTGATCGTCATCGGCGGCGGCGCGGCGGGGCTCTCCGCCGCCCTGGTCCTGGGCCGGGCCCGGCGCCGCACCCTGGTCGTCGACGCGGGCGAGCCCCGCAACGCACCCGCCGCGCACATGCAGGGCTTCCTGTCGCGGGACGGGATGTCCCCGGCGGAGTTCCTGGCCGTCGGCCGGGAGGAGATCGCCCGCTACGGCGTGGCACTGGTCCGGGGCCGGGCGGCCGACGTGACGCGGGACGACGACGGCCGGACCTTCACCGTCGCCCTCGCGGACGGCCGGACCGTGCGCGCCCGGCGCCTGGTCTTCGCCACGGGGCTGAAGGACGAACTCCCGGCCGTCCCCGGCGTCGCCGAACGCTTCGGCCGGGACGTGCTCCACTGCCCCTACTGCCACGGCTGGGAGGTCCGCGACCAGCCCTTCGGTGTCCTCGCGACGACCCCGCTGAGCGTCCACCAGGCCCTGATGGTCTCCCAGTGGTCCAAGGACGTGACCCTGTTCCTGCACACCGTCGCCGAATCCGACCTCTCCGACGACGACCTGCGCCGCCTCGCGGCAGCCGGGGTCCGGGTGGTCCCCGGCGAGGTCGCGGGCCTGGTCGTGGCGGACGACCGTCTCACCGGCGTCAGGCTCGCCGACGGCACGACCCACGCTCGCTCGGTGCTCTTCGCCGCCCCCCGCCCGGTCCCGCAGACGACCCTCCTGGAAAAACTGGGCGCCGAGCTGACCGAGACCCCGTTCGGCGCCTACCCGGTGGTCGACCCGACCGGCCGAACCACGATCCCCGAAGTCTGGGCGGCCGGCAACGCGATGGGCTTCTCGGAACAGGTGATCAACGCGGCCTCCTCGGGCTACCGAGCGGGGGCCACGATCAACGGAGACCTCCTGACGGCAGACCTGGACGCGGGTTGA
- a CDS encoding XRE family transcriptional regulator has translation MSGTSDTNEGASGTDEVLAGVGPRLRRIRKEREATLAGLSEATGISVSTLSRLESGLRKPSLELLLPIARAHQVPLDELIGEPPVGDPRVRSKPIQRHGRTYWPLTRQPGGLQAFKVRVEPQGRQEPEPRTHEGYEWLYVMSGKLRVVLGEHDVVMVAGEAAEFDTRVPHWFGAAGEEPVEFLSLFGPQGERMHVRARPARS, from the coding sequence ATGAGTGGTACGAGTGACACGAACGAGGGTGCGAGCGGCACGGACGAGGTGCTCGCCGGAGTCGGGCCGCGGCTGCGGCGGATCCGCAAGGAGCGGGAGGCGACGCTCGCGGGACTGTCGGAGGCGACCGGTATCTCGGTGAGCACGCTGTCCCGGCTGGAGTCGGGGCTGCGCAAGCCCAGTCTGGAGCTGTTGCTGCCGATCGCGCGGGCCCACCAGGTGCCGCTGGACGAGCTGATCGGGGAGCCGCCGGTCGGTGATCCGCGGGTGCGGTCCAAGCCGATCCAGCGGCACGGGCGGACGTACTGGCCGCTCACCCGGCAGCCGGGCGGCCTCCAGGCCTTCAAGGTGCGTGTCGAGCCCCAGGGGCGACAGGAGCCGGAACCGCGCACCCATGAGGGCTACGAGTGGCTGTATGTGATGTCCGGCAAGCTGCGGGTCGTGCTCGGCGAGCATGATGTGGTGATGGTCGCCGGGGAGGCCGCCGAGTTCGACACCCGGGTCCCGCATTGGTTCGGCGCGGCGGGGGAGGAGCCGGTGGAGTTCCTCAGTCTGTTCGGGCCGCAGGGGGAGCGGATGCATGTCCGGGCCAGGCCCGCACGGTCGTGA
- a CDS encoding NADPH:quinone oxidoreductase family protein, translating to MQAWQVHENGEPSEVMRLHDAERPTPGDGQVLLKVRAANINFPDVLMCRGHYQVRPPLPFTPGVEICGETEDGRRVLANPALPYGGLAEYAVADAAALLPAPDSLDDAEAAALHIGYQTGWFGLHRRARLEAGETLLVHAAAGGVGSAAVQLGKAAGATVIGVVGGADKAVVARELGCDVVIDRRSEDVVSAVKEATGGRGADVIYDPVGGEAYTQSTKVVAFEGRIVVVGFASGTIPSPGLNHALVKNYSILGLHWGLYNTKNPKLVQHCHEQLTELAARGVVKPLVSERAPLDGAAAAVQRVADGVTTGRVVVVPSPENGAAA from the coding sequence ATGCAGGCATGGCAAGTGCACGAGAACGGCGAGCCGAGCGAGGTGATGCGGCTCCACGACGCGGAGCGGCCCACGCCCGGTGACGGCCAGGTCCTGCTGAAGGTGCGCGCCGCGAACATCAACTTCCCCGACGTGCTGATGTGCCGGGGGCACTACCAGGTCCGGCCGCCGCTGCCGTTCACGCCGGGCGTGGAGATCTGCGGGGAGACGGAGGACGGACGCCGGGTCCTCGCCAATCCGGCGCTGCCGTACGGCGGCCTCGCCGAGTACGCGGTCGCCGACGCCGCCGCCCTGCTGCCCGCACCCGACTCGCTCGACGACGCCGAGGCCGCGGCCCTGCACATCGGCTACCAGACGGGCTGGTTCGGCCTCCACCGCCGGGCCCGCCTCGAAGCGGGGGAGACCCTGCTCGTCCACGCTGCCGCCGGAGGGGTCGGCAGCGCGGCGGTGCAGCTCGGCAAGGCCGCGGGCGCGACGGTCATCGGTGTCGTGGGCGGCGCCGACAAGGCCGTCGTGGCCCGCGAGCTGGGCTGCGACGTGGTGATCGACCGGCGGAGCGAGGACGTCGTCTCCGCCGTGAAGGAAGCCACCGGAGGCCGGGGCGCGGACGTGATCTACGACCCCGTGGGCGGCGAGGCCTACACACAGTCGACCAAGGTCGTCGCCTTCGAGGGACGCATCGTGGTCGTCGGCTTCGCGAGCGGGACGATCCCCAGCCCCGGCCTCAACCACGCCCTCGTCAAGAACTACTCGATCCTCGGCCTGCACTGGGGCCTGTACAACACCAAGAACCCGAAGCTGGTCCAGCACTGCCACGAGCAGCTCACCGAGCTGGCGGCCCGGGGCGTCGTCAAGCCGCTGGTGAGCGAGCGCGCACCGCTCGACGGGGCCGCGGCCGCCGTGCAGCGCGTCGCCGACGGCGTGACCACCGGCCGGGTGGTCGTGGTGCCCTCGCCGGAGAACGGAGCCGCCGCATGA
- a CDS encoding acyl-CoA dehydrogenase family protein, whose protein sequence is MTDASDLRRRTAELLAAYPPATTDRLDFLRARFDAGLAWVHYPEGLGGLGAPRSLQAVVDADLEAEGAPDNDPRRIGIGLGMAAPTILAYGTQEQKRQYLRPLWTGEEVWCQLFSEPGAGSDLAALGTRAVREGDGDWVVNGQKVWTSSAHVARWAILIARTDPDVPKHRGITYFICDMTDPGIEVRPLRQVTGEAEFNEVFITDVRIPDARRLGEIGDGWKVAQTTLNNERVAIGGMRLPREGGMIGPVAKTWREHPELRTHDLHQRLLKLWVESEAARLTAERLRQQLVAGQPGPEGAGMKLAFARLNQEISGLEVELRGEEGLLYDDWTMRRPELVDFVGRDAGYRYLRSKGNSIEGGTTEVLLNIVAERVLGLPGEPRTDKDVAWKDLSR, encoded by the coding sequence ATGACCGACGCAAGTGACCTCAGGCGCCGCACCGCCGAGTTGCTGGCCGCGTACCCGCCCGCCACCACCGACCGCCTGGACTTCCTGCGCGCCCGCTTCGACGCCGGCCTCGCCTGGGTGCACTACCCCGAGGGCCTCGGCGGCCTCGGCGCCCCGCGTTCCCTCCAGGCCGTGGTGGACGCCGACCTGGAGGCGGAGGGCGCCCCCGACAACGACCCCCGCCGTATCGGCATCGGCCTCGGCATGGCCGCGCCGACGATCCTCGCCTACGGCACGCAGGAGCAGAAGCGGCAGTACCTGCGGCCGCTGTGGACCGGGGAGGAGGTCTGGTGCCAGCTCTTCAGCGAGCCCGGCGCCGGGTCCGACCTCGCCGCGCTCGGCACCCGGGCCGTCCGCGAGGGCGACGGCGACTGGGTGGTCAACGGGCAGAAGGTGTGGACGTCCAGCGCCCACGTCGCCCGCTGGGCCATCCTCATCGCCCGCACCGACCCGGACGTGCCCAAGCACCGGGGCATCACCTACTTCATCTGCGACATGACCGACCCCGGCATCGAGGTCAGGCCCCTGCGGCAGGTCACCGGCGAGGCCGAGTTCAACGAGGTGTTCATCACCGACGTCCGCATCCCGGACGCGCGCCGCCTCGGCGAGATCGGCGACGGCTGGAAGGTCGCGCAGACCACCCTCAACAACGAGCGCGTCGCCATCGGCGGCATGCGGCTGCCCCGCGAGGGCGGCATGATCGGCCCGGTGGCCAAGACCTGGCGCGAACACCCCGAACTGCGCACCCACGACCTCCACCAGCGGCTGCTCAAGCTCTGGGTCGAGTCCGAGGCCGCCCGTCTCACGGCCGAACGGCTGCGCCAGCAGCTCGTCGCCGGTCAGCCCGGCCCCGAGGGCGCCGGCATGAAGCTCGCCTTCGCCCGCCTCAACCAGGAGATCAGCGGCCTGGAGGTCGAACTCCGGGGCGAGGAAGGCCTGTTGTACGACGACTGGACCATGCGCCGCCCCGAGCTGGTCGACTTCGTCGGCCGGGACGCCGGCTACCGCTACCTCCGTTCCAAGGGCAACAGCATCGAGGGCGGGACCACCGAGGTCCTGCTGAACATCGTCGCCGAGCGCGTCCTGGGCCTGCCCGGCGAACCGCGCACCGACAAGGACGTCGCGTGGAAGGACCTGTCCCGATGA